A window of the Enterobacteriaceae bacterium 4M9 genome harbors these coding sequences:
- a CDS encoding IS3 family transposase (programmed frameshift) has translation MKRRSFSAEFKRESAQRVLDQNYTVAAAASAMDVGLSTMTRWVKQLRDERQGKIPKASPITPEQIEIRELKKKLQRIEMENDIFKKGYRALDVRLPEQFSLIGKLRAQYPVVTLCHVFGVHRSSYKYWEKSPKKPDGRRAVLRSQVLELHKISHGSAGARSIAIMATMRGFRMGRWLAGRLMKELGLVSCQQPTHRYKRGGHEHIVIPNRLERQFTVTEPNQVWCGDVTYIWTGKRWAYLAVVLDLFARKPVGWAMSFSPDSRLTIKALEMAWEARGKPAEVMFHSDQGSHYASRQFRQLLWRCRIRQSMSRRGNCWDNSPMERFFRSLKNEWVPVTGYTNFSEAAHAITDYIVGYYSSLRPHDYNGGLPPNESENRYWKNSKAVASFS, from the exons ATGAAAAGAAGAAGTTTCAGTGCAGAGTTTAAACGCGAGTCCGCTCAACGGGTCCTTGATCAGAACTACACCGTTGCAGCTGCGGCCAGTGCTATGGATGTTGGTCTTTCTACCATGACGCGATGGGTAAAGCAGTTGCGGGATGAACGACAGGGCAAAATACCTAAAGCCTCCCCTATAACCCCGGAACAAATTGAAATACGTGAGCTTAAGAAAAAGCTACAACGCATTGAAATGGAAAACGACATAT TTAAAAAAGGCTACCGCGCTCTTGATGTCAGACTCCCTGAACAGTTCTCGTTAATCGGGAAACTCAGAGCGCAGTATCCTGTGGTCACACTCTGCCACGTGTTCGGGGTTCATCGAAGCAGCTACAAATACTGGGAAAAAAGCCCCAAAAAGCCAGACGGCAGGCGAGCTGTGTTACGTAGTCAGGTTCTGGAACTGCATAAGATCAGCCATGGCTCTGCTGGCGCAAGAAGCATCGCGATTATGGCAACCATGCGAGGCTTCAGAATGGGACGCTGGCTTGCCGGCAGGCTCATGAAAGAACTGGGGCTGGTGAGTTGTCAGCAGCCTACCCACCGGTATAAACGTGGTGGTCATGAACACATCGTTATCCCGAATCGCCTTGAGCGACAGTTTACAGTGACAGAACCTAACCAGGTGTGGTGCGGTGATGTGACATATATCTGGACAGGCAAGCGTTGGGCTTACCTGGCAGTTGTTCTCGATCTGTTCGCAAGGAAACCGGTGGGCTGGGCAATGTCATTCTCGCCGGACAGCAGGCTGACCATCAAAGCGCTGGAAATGGCGTGGGAAGCTCGCGGTAAACCAGCCGAAGTGATGTTCCACAGTGACCAGGGTAGCCACTATGCAAGCAGGCAGTTCCGGCAGTTACTGTGGCGTTGCCGGATCAGGCAGAGTATGAGCCGACGAGGCAACTGTTGGGACAACAGCCCGATGGAACGCTTCTTCAGAAGTCTGAAAAACGAGTGGGTGCCAGTGACTGGTTATACAAACTTTAGCGAAGCTGCTCATGCGATTACAGACTATATCGTCGGGTATTACAGCTCGTTAAGGCCGCATGACTATAACGGTGGGTTACCCCCAAACGAATCGGAAAACCGATACTGGAAAAACTCTAAAGCCGTGGCCAGTTTTAGCTGA
- the uxaC gene encoding glucuronate isomerase, which yields MKPFLCKDFLLNSDAARHLYNGYAADMPIYDYHCHLNPREIAEDRRFDDLGQIWLEGDHYKWRAMRSAGIPEALITGKNTSSHDKFKAWAQTVPQTLANPLYHWTHLELRRPFGLNGITLAPNTADQVWEHCNALLATPAFSARGLMEQMNVRMVGTTDDPVDSLIYHRQIAEDPSFAIEVLPSWRPDKVFKIEQAGFADYIEALGSAADVDITTFADLLTALERRLEHFAQHGCRAADHGIEIVRYAPVPCEATLTQLLQRRLTGEVLDESQIAAFSTAVQVWLGRQYARRGWVMQLHLGAQRNNNSRMFALLGADSGFDSIGDKPFAWELAHLLDEMDKTDELPKTILYCLNPRDNEVLATMAGNFQGGGVAGKIQFGSGWWFNDQKDGMQRQLEQLSQLGLLSQFVGMLTDSRSFLSYTRHEYFRRILCDMVGRWIEQGEIPNDLQMSGKMIQNICYHNAARYFQRSGIQA from the coding sequence ATGAAGCCTTTCTTGTGCAAGGACTTTCTGTTGAACAGCGACGCGGCACGCCATCTGTATAACGGCTATGCCGCCGATATGCCTATCTACGACTACCACTGCCATCTCAACCCACGCGAGATTGCCGAAGATCGCAGGTTCGATGATCTTGGCCAAATCTGGCTGGAAGGTGACCATTATAAGTGGCGAGCAATGCGCAGCGCCGGTATACCAGAGGCACTGATTACCGGGAAAAATACCAGCAGTCATGACAAGTTTAAGGCATGGGCTCAGACAGTCCCGCAAACACTGGCTAATCCTCTCTATCACTGGACTCATCTCGAACTGCGCCGCCCCTTCGGTCTGAATGGTATCACCCTGGCACCAAACACCGCCGACCAGGTCTGGGAGCACTGCAACGCACTGCTTGCAACCCCGGCCTTTTCCGCGCGTGGTTTGATGGAACAGATGAATGTGCGCATGGTCGGTACCACCGATGATCCGGTGGATTCTCTTATCTATCATCGCCAGATTGCCGAGGACCCCAGCTTTGCTATTGAGGTGCTCCCCAGCTGGCGCCCCGACAAGGTCTTCAAGATAGAGCAAGCCGGTTTTGCGGACTACATAGAGGCATTGGGTAGCGCAGCGGATGTTGACATTACGACCTTTGCCGACTTGCTGACCGCTCTTGAACGCCGCCTTGAACATTTTGCCCAGCATGGCTGCCGGGCAGCGGATCACGGTATCGAAATTGTCCGTTATGCTCCTGTCCCTTGTGAAGCGACGCTGACTCAACTGCTCCAACGTCGACTGACAGGAGAAGTGTTGGACGAATCGCAGATTGCGGCCTTTTCCACCGCCGTTCAGGTTTGGCTGGGCCGTCAATACGCCAGGCGAGGCTGGGTGATGCAGTTGCATCTGGGGGCACAACGTAATAACAACAGCCGCATGTTCGCCCTGCTTGGCGCAGACAGTGGCTTTGATTCTATCGGCGACAAACCGTTTGCCTGGGAGCTTGCTCATCTACTTGATGAGATGGATAAAACCGATGAACTGCCCAAAACCATCCTCTATTGCCTCAACCCTCGAGATAACGAGGTACTGGCAACTATGGCAGGTAACTTTCAGGGGGGAGGTGTTGCAGGCAAGATCCAGTTTGGTTCAGGCTGGTGGTTCAACGATCAGAAAGATGGCATGCAGCGCCAGCTGGAACAGCTCTCTCAACTCGGTTTGCTTAGCCAGTTTGTGGGTATGTTGACCGACTCCCGCAGCTTCCTCTCTTATACTCGCCACGAGTATTTCCGCCGCATTTTATGCGACATGGTTGGACGCTGGATTGAACAGGGTGAAATCCCCAATGATCTACAGATGTCGGGGAAAATGATTCAGAACATCTGTTATCACAATGCAGCCCGCTACTTTCAACGGTCAGGAATACAGGCATAA
- a CDS encoding PhzF family phenazine biosynthesis protein → MNRRYVVADVFTDKPFLGNPVAVVLDAQGMSTQSMQQLAIEFGYSETTFVLPPDDVANTAKVRIFTPSREVPFAGHPNVGTAYVLANQAELNRKTLPETLLFEEIAGLVPVRLLKDNGVVVGAELQAPEPLSRHSQVSPEKVAACLSLEAEHIRTTLHMPLVASVGLPFLIVELVSREALRQCAPNLQGFKTTLPLDGAVSIYAYTRESEPDEPGDLAARMFTARMTEDPATGSAAAALTALLASLRGETALSLHIRQGVDMGRASSLHTHVDTSSGKPCTCVGGKSVITMEGMFSL, encoded by the coding sequence ATGAACAGGCGCTATGTTGTTGCAGATGTTTTTACTGACAAACCATTTCTGGGTAACCCCGTCGCCGTCGTGTTAGATGCACAAGGGATGAGCACGCAATCCATGCAGCAACTTGCCATTGAGTTTGGCTACAGTGAAACAACGTTTGTGCTTCCTCCCGATGATGTTGCCAACACGGCTAAAGTGAGAATATTCACGCCATCGCGAGAGGTCCCTTTCGCAGGCCACCCCAATGTTGGAACCGCCTACGTATTAGCTAACCAGGCAGAATTGAACCGCAAGACGCTTCCTGAAACGCTGTTATTTGAAGAAATAGCCGGGTTGGTCCCGGTCAGACTGTTAAAAGACAATGGCGTCGTTGTAGGTGCAGAGCTACAGGCACCTGAGCCCTTATCCCGCCATTCGCAAGTGAGTCCTGAAAAAGTGGCCGCCTGTTTGTCGCTGGAGGCAGAGCACATTCGTACCACACTGCATATGCCGCTTGTCGCCTCGGTCGGGCTGCCTTTTCTGATTGTGGAACTGGTTTCGCGTGAAGCGCTGCGCCAGTGTGCACCCAATTTGCAGGGGTTTAAAACCACACTCCCCCTTGATGGCGCGGTTTCTATTTATGCCTACACCCGGGAGAGTGAACCTGACGAGCCAGGTGACCTGGCGGCACGCATGTTTACCGCCCGCATGACGGAAGATCCCGCAACCGGCAGTGCCGCCGCAGCGCTTACCGCGCTACTGGCATCGCTTCGCGGTGAAACGGCCTTATCGCTTCATATACGCCAGGGCGTTGATATGGGGCGAGCAAGCTCATTGCATACGCACGTCGATACGTCTTCAGGCAAGCCGTGTACCTGCGTGGGTGGTAAAAGCGTGATTACGATGGAAGGAATGTTTAGCCTTTGA
- a CDS encoding polyketide cyclase has protein sequence MIMRKTMAALFCLLPLTISTAWAGNTQSETINKQNVLAFYDSALNKKDFAQAKQYLGATYKQHNPVAQDGVAGFEKFIAFLKQKYPQSRSEITQSFVDGNYVILHVKNTGREPGETKAIIDIFKLDDNHKIIEHWDVTQVVPEKTASGNSMF, from the coding sequence ATGATAATGCGTAAAACAATGGCGGCTCTGTTTTGTCTGCTTCCTCTGACCATCAGTACGGCCTGGGCTGGCAACACGCAAAGCGAAACGATCAATAAACAAAACGTGCTGGCGTTTTACGACAGCGCGCTAAATAAGAAGGATTTTGCGCAGGCGAAGCAGTACCTGGGCGCAACCTACAAACAGCATAATCCGGTGGCGCAGGATGGCGTGGCTGGCTTTGAGAAGTTTATTGCCTTTCTCAAACAAAAATATCCGCAGTCACGCAGTGAAATCACGCAGAGTTTTGTTGATGGTAATTATGTGATTCTGCATGTTAAAAACACCGGGCGCGAGCCGGGCGAAACCAAAGCGATTATTGATATTTTTAAACTCGACGATAACCATAAAATTATTGAGCACTGGGATGTGACGCAGGTCGTGCCAGAGAAAACCGCGAGCGGCAACAGTATGTTCTAA
- a CDS encoding ABC-F family ATP-binding cassette domain-containing protein, which yields MPVTCHFSRLSAVFNATTLFSDISGTLFTQPQGLVGPNGQGKSVLFSLLAQRQKPAEGYVRWARPFYYLPQRGPAPAATLADVLGISDILNAQQRLEAGDTAPELFELVADSWEQSARAQHILSDAGLGHLALKSDCRSFSGGEQARLALCLAFMQRDTFLLLDEPDSHLDSAGRRWLGKHLREHRAGSLVISHDRTLLGQMNTIFELTAHGLNEYGGNYEVYATEQMRKQQALLAHEARLTSQLRQEKLEQQKREVKRTKRQQQGEKLRRDGSQATILLDGKKEWAEGRMAGVMQRNARVINQLSAERRDVSEQRQIKDAQTLKMPVVAPSGRLMVHVNRLQLPRGNRQAQSFDIHGGEHWHIAGRNGCGKSTLLRVLMGEVLPAAGEFSLHGRVCYLDQKLQLLDPTLSATEALCRYAPAVSAQTWRTHLGALRIRGERGLLPLGSLSGGERLKVTLLALTLAEPLPDILILDEPDNALDLDSKQLLEQALRDYRGTLLLVSHDEELVARCGITHTLRLE from the coding sequence ATGCCTGTAACCTGTCATTTCTCCCGTCTTAGCGCGGTTTTTAACGCCACAACCCTGTTTTCTGATATCAGCGGGACGCTGTTTACTCAACCGCAGGGACTGGTGGGGCCTAACGGTCAGGGTAAATCTGTGCTGTTTTCACTGCTTGCGCAGCGTCAAAAACCCGCCGAAGGCTATGTACGTTGGGCGCGTCCCTTTTACTACCTGCCACAGCGCGGACCGGCACCGGCAGCCACTCTTGCCGATGTGCTCGGCATCAGCGATATCCTCAATGCCCAGCAGCGGCTGGAGGCGGGTGATACTGCCCCGGAGCTGTTTGAGTTAGTGGCTGACAGCTGGGAGCAAAGTGCGCGGGCGCAGCACATCCTCAGTGATGCCGGACTGGGCCATCTGGCGCTTAAAAGCGATTGTCGCAGCTTCAGCGGTGGCGAGCAGGCGCGGCTCGCGCTGTGTCTGGCCTTTATGCAGCGCGACACCTTTTTATTGCTCGATGAACCCGACAGCCACCTCGACAGCGCCGGGCGGCGTTGGCTTGGCAAACACCTGCGTGAGCACCGCGCGGGCAGCCTGGTTATCAGCCATGACCGCACTTTACTGGGCCAGATGAACACTATTTTCGAACTGACCGCGCATGGGCTCAACGAATACGGCGGTAATTATGAGGTTTACGCCACTGAGCAGATGAGAAAACAGCAGGCGTTGCTGGCACACGAAGCGCGCCTGACCTCGCAGCTACGCCAGGAAAAGCTGGAGCAGCAAAAACGTGAGGTAAAACGCACAAAGCGCCAGCAACAGGGTGAAAAACTGCGTCGAGACGGCTCACAGGCCACGATATTGCTGGACGGTAAAAAGGAGTGGGCCGAAGGCAGAATGGCGGGTGTGATGCAGCGCAATGCGCGCGTCATTAACCAACTGAGTGCCGAACGCCGCGACGTGAGCGAACAACGCCAGATAAAGGATGCGCAAACGCTGAAAATGCCGGTAGTGGCGCCGTCAGGTCGGTTGATGGTTCATGTGAATCGTCTGCAACTCCCCAGGGGCAATCGACAGGCGCAATCGTTTGATATCCATGGCGGCGAGCACTGGCACATTGCCGGACGTAACGGCTGCGGAAAATCGACGCTGCTGCGCGTGTTGATGGGCGAGGTGCTGCCGGCAGCAGGCGAGTTTTCACTTCATGGACGTGTGTGTTATCTCGACCAGAAATTACAGCTGCTGGACCCAACGCTGAGTGCCACCGAGGCGCTGTGTCGCTATGCGCCAGCGGTGAGCGCACAGACATGGCGCACGCACTTAGGCGCGCTGCGCATTCGTGGCGAACGCGGGCTTTTGCCGCTTGGCAGCCTCAGCGGTGGCGAGCGGTTAAAAGTAACCTTACTGGCGCTGACGCTTGCTGAACCGCTGCCGGATATTCTGATTCTTGATGAGCCGGATAACGCACTCGACCTGGATTCAAAGCAACTGCTGGAACAGGCGCTGCGCGACTATCGCGGCACGTTGCTGTTGGTGAGTCACGACGAAGAATTGGTGGCGCGCTGCGGTATTACGCATACGCTTCGGCTTGAGTAA
- a CDS encoding DUF4935 domain-containing protein encodes MDVDIFDNNPTLVSLDTSTLKNHKFNLGNHLYQSLAELSSRGMKLVLTDVVYGEIIEHMAKDMETLYSSLSGELPLAAYYFAHDEHTAQQIKTWVKSVSDFKALAQKRIDEYLHRCKGVVLKADDWMQTGEVLDLYFAIKPPFEANIKKRYEFKDAIALKTLEAFSNDRENTIYIASADSGWEKFCANARYMKCMNLRELIGHIQRQSGEYENFISQITAQLFDTRSSFYQNVQRLFAIAITDYSPDIKASTVFYYEEKIASVALNALNIPESTINIIDINEAGCTFSVPVQADLLVEVLLDIYPNNKSWMYDADLTLLDTVKRNGHVDFVGTIEIILKGNWQNGFATMTLDEVIYDYDYTNNYVLDCGELDAKIRF; translated from the coding sequence ATGGATGTGGATATTTTTGATAACAACCCCACTCTAGTATCCCTGGATACTTCCACCCTGAAAAACCATAAGTTTAATTTGGGTAATCATCTCTATCAGAGTCTGGCTGAATTATCGTCTCGCGGCATGAAGCTGGTGCTGACCGATGTGGTCTACGGGGAAATAATTGAACATATGGCCAAAGACATGGAGACCCTTTATAGCTCTCTGAGCGGTGAACTGCCGCTGGCAGCCTATTATTTTGCTCATGATGAACACACCGCGCAACAGATAAAGACATGGGTGAAAAGCGTCAGCGATTTTAAGGCGTTGGCTCAAAAACGAATCGATGAGTACTTACATCGCTGCAAGGGCGTGGTGCTCAAAGCAGACGACTGGATGCAAACCGGCGAGGTACTGGACCTCTATTTTGCTATCAAACCGCCTTTTGAAGCCAACATCAAAAAGCGTTATGAATTCAAAGATGCTATTGCACTCAAAACACTGGAAGCGTTTTCAAACGACCGCGAGAATACGATTTACATCGCATCGGCTGATTCAGGTTGGGAAAAGTTTTGCGCTAACGCCCGGTATATGAAATGTATGAATCTGAGGGAGCTTATCGGCCATATTCAGCGCCAGTCTGGTGAGTACGAGAATTTTATCAGCCAGATAACGGCACAACTCTTCGATACACGCTCATCATTTTATCAAAACGTCCAACGCCTGTTTGCCATAGCCATTACCGACTACAGCCCCGATATTAAAGCCTCAACCGTATTTTATTACGAGGAAAAAATTGCGTCTGTTGCCCTGAACGCCCTGAACATCCCTGAAAGCACCATCAATATTATTGATATCAATGAAGCGGGTTGTACATTTTCAGTACCCGTTCAGGCCGACCTGCTGGTTGAGGTACTGCTCGATATCTACCCAAATAATAAATCCTGGATGTATGACGCCGACCTCACATTGCTCGACACAGTGAAACGTAATGGTCACGTGGATTTTGTCGGGACGATTGAAATTATCCTCAAGGGTAACTGGCAGAATGGGTTTGCCACAATGACGCTGGATGAAGTCATTTATGACTACGACTATACCAATAATTATGTACTGGACTGTGGTGAGCTTGATGCAAAGATTCGTTTTTAG
- the betA gene encoding choline dehydrogenase, translating to MEFDYIIIGAGSAGNVLATRLTEDRDTTVLLLEAGGPDYRMDFRTQMPAALAFPLQGKRYNWAYETDPEPFMNNRRMECGRGKGLGGSSLINGMCYIRGNAMDLDNWATAPGLEDWRYADCLPYYRKAETRDIGENDYHGGDGPVSVTTPKAGNNPLFEAMIEAGVQAGYPRTDDLNGYQQEGFGPMDRTVTPSGRRASTARGYLDQAKTRPNLTIVTHATTDRIVFDGKRAVGVEYLEGDSTIPSSAKAKREVLLCAGAIASPQILQRSGVGPAALLGSFDIPVVHDLAGVGQNLQDHLEMYLQYECKEPVSLYPALQWWNQPKIGAEWLFGGTGVGASNQFEAGGFIRSREAFSWPNIQYHFLPVAINYNGSNAVKEHGFQCHVGSMRSPSRGRVQITSRDPHQHPSILFNYMSSEQDWQEFRDAIRITRDIMKQPALDKYRGREISPGEDCRTDEQLDEFVRNHAETAFHPCGTCKMGSDDMAVVDGQGRVHGLEGLRVVDASIMPQIITGNLNATTIMIGEKIADRIRGREPLAPSKATYYVAGDTPVRKTPKRMFA from the coding sequence ATGGAATTTGATTACATCATCATTGGAGCCGGCTCCGCAGGTAATGTCCTGGCAACACGCTTAACGGAAGACCGCGACACCACCGTGCTGCTGCTTGAGGCCGGTGGTCCCGATTACCGTATGGATTTTCGCACCCAGATGCCCGCCGCGCTGGCATTTCCGCTACAGGGTAAACGCTATAACTGGGCGTATGAAACCGACCCGGAGCCGTTTATGAATAACCGGCGCATGGAGTGCGGGCGCGGCAAGGGGCTGGGTGGGTCCTCGTTGATTAACGGCATGTGCTACATCCGTGGTAACGCGATGGATCTCGATAACTGGGCAACGGCACCAGGGCTTGAGGACTGGCGCTACGCTGACTGCCTGCCGTATTACCGCAAGGCAGAAACCCGCGACATTGGCGAGAACGACTACCACGGCGGCGACGGCCCGGTATCGGTTACCACGCCGAAAGCGGGGAACAACCCGCTGTTTGAGGCAATGATTGAGGCTGGCGTTCAGGCGGGTTATCCGCGCACTGACGACTTGAACGGCTACCAGCAGGAAGGGTTTGGCCCGATGGACCGCACCGTGACGCCGTCCGGGCGACGAGCCAGCACCGCGCGTGGCTATCTGGACCAGGCAAAAACGCGCCCGAACCTGACCATTGTCACGCATGCCACCACCGATCGCATTGTGTTTGACGGCAAGCGCGCCGTGGGCGTGGAATACCTTGAGGGCGACAGCACGATTCCTTCTTCTGCAAAGGCTAAGCGTGAGGTGCTGTTGTGCGCAGGCGCGATTGCGTCACCGCAGATTTTGCAGCGCTCCGGCGTTGGCCCGGCAGCGTTGCTGGGCAGTTTTGACATTCCGGTGGTGCACGACCTGGCAGGCGTTGGCCAGAACTTGCAGGATCATCTGGAGATGTACCTGCAGTATGAATGCAAAGAGCCGGTGTCGCTCTATCCGGCGTTGCAGTGGTGGAACCAGCCGAAGATTGGTGCCGAGTGGTTGTTTGGCGGCACGGGCGTTGGGGCCAGTAACCAGTTCGAAGCTGGCGGTTTTATTCGCAGCCGTGAAGCGTTTAGCTGGCCGAATATTCAGTACCACTTCCTGCCGGTGGCGATTAACTACAACGGCTCCAATGCGGTGAAAGAGCACGGCTTTCAGTGCCACGTAGGCTCCATGCGCTCCCCAAGTCGTGGCCGGGTGCAGATAACCTCACGTGACCCACATCAGCATCCGAGTATTTTGTTTAACTACATGTCCAGTGAACAGGACTGGCAGGAGTTTCGTGATGCCATCCGCATCACGCGCGACATCATGAAGCAGCCGGCGCTGGATAAATACCGTGGTCGTGAAATCAGTCCAGGTGAAGACTGCCGTACCGATGAGCAGCTTGATGAGTTTGTGCGTAACCACGCCGAAACCGCCTTCCACCCGTGCGGCACCTGCAAAATGGGCAGCGACGACATGGCGGTGGTGGACGGGCAGGGACGCGTGCACGGTCTTGAAGGGCTGCGCGTGGTGGATGCTTCCATCATGCCGCAAATCATCACCGGCAACCTGAACGCCACGACGATTATGATTGGCGAAAAGATTGCTGACCGTATTCGTGGGCGTGAGCCGCTGGCACCGAGCAAGGCGACATATTACGTAGCAGGGGATACCCCGGTGCGTAAAACGCCAAAGCGGATGTTTGCGTAA
- the betB gene encoding betaine-aldehyde dehydrogenase: MSRPEQRQLWIDGRYVASRSGATFDTINPANGQVLAQVHEAGEAEVEQAVQAAQRAQKVWAAMPAMARSRILRRAVDILRERNDELAALETLDTGKPFSETASVDIATGADVLEYYAGLIPALEGQQIPLRDTSFIYTRREPLGVVAGIGAWNYPIQIALWKSAPALAAGNAMIFKPSEVTPLTALKLGEIYQQAGLPDGLFNVLPGRGAVTGQLLTEHPGIAKVSFTGGVASGKKVMANAAGSTLKEVTMELGGKSPLVIFDDADLDMAADIAMMANFYSSGQVCTNGTRVFIPAALKTTFEEKVLARVARIRAGDLMASETNFGPLVSFPHRDNVLRYIERGRDEGARLLCGGDVLKGEGFDQGAWVAPTVFTDCRDEMTIVREEIFGPVMSILSYESEEEAIRRANATDYGLAAGVVTRDLNRAHRAIHQLEAGICWINTWGESPAEMPVGGYKHSGIGRENGIMTLQNYTRVKSIQVEMDKFQSVF, encoded by the coding sequence ATGTCCCGCCCTGAACAACGACAACTCTGGATTGACGGTCGCTATGTAGCAAGCCGCAGCGGCGCTACCTTCGACACCATCAACCCGGCAAACGGCCAGGTTCTGGCACAGGTTCATGAAGCCGGTGAGGCCGAAGTGGAACAGGCGGTGCAGGCCGCCCAGCGTGCACAAAAAGTCTGGGCCGCGATGCCCGCCATGGCGCGCTCGCGCATTCTGCGCCGCGCGGTGGATATCCTGCGCGAACGCAACGACGAACTGGCGGCGCTGGAAACGCTGGATACCGGCAAACCGTTCAGCGAAACCGCGAGCGTGGATATCGCCACTGGTGCCGATGTGCTGGAGTACTACGCGGGGCTGATTCCGGCGCTGGAAGGCCAGCAGATCCCGCTGCGTGACACCTCCTTCATTTACACTCGCCGCGAGCCGCTGGGCGTGGTGGCAGGAATCGGTGCCTGGAACTACCCGATTCAGATAGCGCTGTGGAAGTCTGCGCCTGCGCTGGCGGCCGGAAACGCCATGATCTTCAAGCCAAGTGAAGTGACACCGCTCACCGCTCTCAAGCTTGGTGAGATTTATCAGCAGGCGGGGCTGCCGGACGGGCTGTTTAACGTGCTGCCAGGGCGTGGTGCAGTGACCGGTCAGTTACTGACCGAGCACCCTGGTATTGCCAAAGTCTCATTTACCGGTGGCGTGGCCAGCGGTAAGAAAGTGATGGCTAATGCGGCAGGCTCCACGCTCAAAGAAGTGACGATGGAACTGGGCGGCAAATCACCGCTGGTGATTTTCGATGATGCCGACCTCGATATGGCGGCCGATATTGCCATGATGGCCAACTTCTATAGCTCCGGCCAGGTCTGCACCAACGGCACCCGCGTGTTTATCCCGGCGGCGCTGAAAACCACTTTTGAAGAAAAAGTGCTGGCGCGTGTGGCGCGCATTCGGGCGGGTGACCTGATGGCGTCTGAGACCAACTTTGGTCCGCTGGTGAGCTTCCCGCACCGCGATAACGTGCTGCGCTATATCGAGCGCGGACGCGACGAAGGCGCACGCCTGCTGTGTGGTGGTGACGTGCTCAAAGGTGAAGGTTTTGACCAGGGAGCCTGGGTGGCACCCACCGTGTTCACCGACTGCCGCGACGAGATGACCATTGTGCGCGAAGAGATTTTCGGGCCGGTGATGTCAATTCTGAGCTACGAGAGCGAAGAGGAGGCTATCCGTCGCGCCAACGCCACCGACTACGGCCTGGCCGCAGGCGTGGTCACACGCGATCTCAACCGCGCGCACCGCGCCATTCACCAACTTGAAGCCGGGATCTGTTGGATAAATACCTGGGGCGAGTCCCCGGCAGAAATGCCGGTTGGCGGTTACAAGCACTCCGGCATTGGCCGCGAGAACGGCATCATGACCCTGCAAAATTACACCCGCGTTAAATCCATCCAGGTTGAGATGGATAAATTTCAGTCTGTATTTTGA
- the betI gene encoding transcriptional regulator BetI, translating to MPKVGMQPIRRRQLIDATLNAINEVGMHDATIAQIARRAGVSAGIISHYFRDKNGLLEATMRDVTAQLRHAILHRLQQLADASPEARLRAIVDGNFDDSQIHSAATKAWLAFWASSMHQPVLGRLQQISHRRLLSTLVFEFRRTLPHAQARLAGYGLVAMIDGLWLRAALSGEPFNLEAARTLTTQFIRQQLSQAHSN from the coding sequence ATGCCGAAAGTAGGGATGCAACCGATACGTCGACGTCAGCTGATTGACGCCACGCTGAACGCCATTAACGAAGTAGGGATGCACGATGCCACCATTGCACAAATCGCCCGTCGGGCGGGGGTATCGGCCGGGATCATCAGCCACTACTTTCGCGATAAAAACGGGCTGCTGGAGGCGACGATGCGCGATGTGACCGCCCAGTTGCGTCATGCCATTCTCCATCGCCTGCAACAGTTAGCGGATGCCAGCCCTGAAGCGCGGCTACGGGCGATTGTCGATGGCAACTTTGACGACAGCCAGATTCACAGTGCAGCCACTAAGGCCTGGCTGGCCTTCTGGGCCAGCAGCATGCACCAGCCAGTACTTGGGCGGTTACAGCAAATCAGCCACCGGCGTTTGCTTTCCACGCTGGTGTTTGAATTTCGCCGCACGTTACCGCATGCACAAGCGCGCCTTGCGGGCTATGGCCTGGTCGCCATGATTGACGGCCTGTGGCTGCGCGCCGCCTTAAGCGGCGAACCTTTTAACCTTGAGGCCGCACGAACGCTGACGACGCAGTTCATTCGCCAGCAACTCTCTCAGGCCCACAGCAACTGA